Proteins from a genomic interval of Desulfurobacterium sp. TC5-1:
- the coaBC gene encoding bifunctional phosphopantothenoylcysteine decarboxylase/phosphopantothenate--cysteine ligase CoaBC, translating to MVRTLEGKKILLGITGSIAAYKAVEILRELQRRGADVYTAVTPNALEFVSEVVLRTLSGHSVYKEIVPKENPEIRHTSLASLVDLFIVAPATGNTIAKIACGIADNPVTASALAIGKGIICPAMNVKMYENPATVDNIELLRKRGYVIVDSDEGELACGVRGKGRLAKVETIVEAVEDYFIPKFLRGKKVVVTAGPTREYIDPVRFISNPSSGKMGYEIAKVARAAGASVTLISGKTCLDAPSGMNFIEVETVDEMRSAVIENIKGADVYISAAAIGDYRPVKRSESKIKKGAGRLVIEFERTPDILSEVAEGKLARFIVGFAAETDNLIENARKKLKSKKIDMVVANDVKGKVFGKDETECVIVGENFEEKVSGSKRKVALEILKLISQKL from the coding sequence GTGGTAAGGACACTTGAAGGTAAGAAAATATTGCTTGGAATAACGGGAAGTATTGCAGCTTATAAGGCCGTAGAGATTTTAAGGGAGCTCCAGAGAAGGGGAGCGGACGTTTACACTGCTGTTACTCCCAATGCTCTTGAATTTGTTTCTGAAGTGGTTTTAAGAACCCTTTCAGGACATTCTGTCTATAAAGAGATTGTGCCAAAAGAAAATCCTGAAATAAGGCACACCTCCCTTGCATCTTTGGTTGATCTTTTCATTGTTGCTCCGGCTACCGGCAATACGATAGCAAAGATAGCCTGTGGTATAGCTGATAACCCTGTTACAGCTTCAGCACTTGCGATAGGAAAGGGTATTATCTGCCCTGCTATGAACGTTAAGATGTATGAGAATCCAGCAACTGTTGATAACATTGAGCTTTTGAGAAAGAGGGGGTACGTTATAGTTGATTCTGATGAGGGAGAGCTTGCCTGTGGCGTGAGAGGAAAGGGGAGACTTGCAAAAGTTGAGACGATTGTTGAGGCAGTTGAAGATTACTTTATTCCGAAGTTTTTGAGGGGGAAAAAGGTTGTTGTTACGGCAGGTCCTACGAGGGAGTATATAGATCCTGTCAGATTTATTTCCAATCCTTCTTCTGGAAAAATGGGATATGAAATAGCTAAAGTTGCAAGAGCTGCAGGTGCATCAGTGACATTAATATCCGGAAAAACCTGCCTGGACGCTCCTTCCGGGATGAATTTTATTGAGGTTGAAACGGTTGATGAGATGAGGAGTGCCGTTATTGAGAATATAAAAGGTGCTGATGTTTACATCTCAGCGGCAGCTATCGGTGATTATAGACCGGTTAAGAGAAGTGAAAGTAAGATAAAGAAAGGGGCAGGTAGGCTTGTTATAGAGTTTGAGAGAACGCCTGATATTCTTTCTGAAGTTGCTGAAGGTAAACTTGCCCGTTTTATCGTTGGTTTTGCTGCTGAGACGGACAATCTGATTGAGAATGCCCGAAAGAAACTTAAATCCAAAAAGATAGATATGGTCGTTGCCAATGATGTAAAAGGAAAAGTTTTTGGAAAGGATGAGACAGAATGTGTTATTGTTGGGGAGAATTTTGAGGAAAAAGTAAGTGGTTCTAAAAGAAAGGTGGCTTTAGAGATTTTGAAGCTTATAAGTCAAAAATTATGA
- the htpX gene encoding zinc metalloprotease HtpX, which produces MVNTVKTVFFLALLSAILLVFGKLVGGTTGMIFAFFIAMGMNFASWFFSDRIVLSMYGAREVSPEEAPELHEIVEKLAKNAGIPKPKVAIVPMDVPNAFATGRDPEHGVVCVTTKLLEILDRDEVEGVLSHEIAHIRNRDTLISAVAATMASAIVMIADMARWSLFFGFGRDDERDGIAETIGLILMIIVAPVAATLIRMAISRSREFIADETGAKISGKPEALASALKKLELYAKGLPPEVVEAEVKPATSHMFIVNPFKGDGLAVLFSTHPPTEERIRRLLEIAKKLFGRVRDFFDL; this is translated from the coding sequence GTGGTGAATACGGTAAAAACTGTTTTCTTCTTGGCACTTCTTTCTGCCATACTTCTTGTTTTCGGGAAGCTGGTCGGTGGCACTACCGGTATGATTTTTGCTTTCTTTATTGCCATGGGAATGAATTTTGCCAGCTGGTTCTTCTCCGACAGAATTGTCCTTTCAATGTACGGTGCAAGGGAAGTTTCACCTGAGGAAGCCCCAGAGCTTCACGAAATTGTTGAGAAGCTTGCAAAGAATGCCGGAATTCCCAAGCCAAAGGTTGCTATCGTTCCTATGGATGTTCCAAACGCTTTCGCAACCGGTAGAGATCCGGAACACGGCGTTGTTTGTGTAACTACGAAGCTTCTTGAAATTTTGGATAGGGATGAAGTAGAGGGTGTTCTTTCCCATGAGATTGCCCACATCAGAAACAGGGACACTCTAATTTCAGCTGTTGCTGCAACGATGGCGAGTGCTATTGTCATGATTGCTGATATGGCAAGGTGGTCTCTCTTTTTTGGGTTTGGCAGAGATGACGAAAGGGACGGTATAGCGGAGACTATAGGTCTTATTCTAATGATTATTGTTGCACCGGTAGCTGCAACTCTTATAAGAATGGCTATATCAAGGTCAAGAGAGTTTATTGCGGATGAAACGGGGGCAAAAATTTCAGGAAAACCTGAAGCTCTTGCCAGCGCTTTGAAGAAGCTTGAACTTTACGCAAAAGGTCTTCCGCCGGAAGTTGTAGAGGCAGAGGTAAAACCTGCAACATCCCACATGTTTATTGTAAATCCGTTTAAAGGTGATGGGTTGGCTGTTCTCTTTTCAACACATCCACCGACAGAAGAGAGAATAAGAAGGCTTCTGGAGATTGCTAAAAAGTTGTTTGGCAGAGTGAGAGATTTTTTTGATCTGTAA
- the mutL gene encoding DNA mismatch repair endonuclease MutL, whose translation MIRRLNETVISRIAAGQIAVSPASVVKEIVENSLDANASAISVFINSPFNFKVVDDGEGIPFKELPVAVERFSTSKIESVEDLLRLKTYGFRGEALHAISLFSRLTIKSRYHSEDVGGVIVLKGGVVERYEPMPFSGGTTVVVEDLYFNVPVRKKSVSRNEKQKIRSAVEDLALANENVSFRIDNSIYPASSKAERVFRITGKQFEFKEGKFFKLFLKSRFESGSGRVRKVFVNGRPVVSKDISEFMKKHHVEEYILFIELSPSEVDFNVSPLKDRVVFKNVDTLFSGLERMLERSFYFLPQFKTVEGIKEEKHIEYGTLKLIGSDGTVAICDDDNYYYFFDIHLLHERVNYEKILEKLKEKFFEEKELFPVVAFTEPLVADKLRKLGITVKRDGKKYVVPSIPVILSREDVEAVIKGEDPESVASAACKNAVKSGVEFVSRMELEKLISLYLECKEKRVCPHGRPIFYRIKKREILRKLGRL comes from the coding sequence ATGATACGGCGTTTGAATGAGACTGTTATTTCAAGAATAGCGGCGGGACAGATAGCTGTCTCGCCGGCGTCTGTTGTTAAAGAGATTGTTGAAAACAGCCTTGACGCTAATGCTTCTGCTATAAGCGTTTTCATAAATTCACCCTTTAATTTCAAAGTTGTTGATGACGGTGAGGGTATTCCTTTTAAAGAGCTTCCTGTTGCTGTTGAAAGGTTTTCTACAAGTAAAATAGAGAGCGTTGAGGATTTATTGAGATTAAAAACTTATGGATTTAGAGGTGAGGCGCTCCACGCTATATCCCTCTTTTCACGTTTGACGATAAAGAGCCGTTATCATTCAGAAGATGTTGGTGGTGTTATAGTTTTAAAGGGTGGGGTTGTTGAAAGATATGAGCCGATGCCTTTTTCCGGTGGAACGACTGTTGTTGTTGAAGACCTTTACTTTAACGTTCCCGTGAGGAAAAAGAGCGTTTCAAGGAATGAGAAGCAAAAGATAAGAAGCGCGGTTGAAGATTTGGCCCTTGCCAATGAGAATGTCTCTTTCAGGATAGATAATTCCATTTATCCAGCCTCTTCTAAGGCGGAGAGAGTTTTTCGCATTACCGGCAAGCAATTTGAATTTAAAGAGGGGAAATTTTTTAAGCTCTTTTTAAAAAGCAGGTTTGAAAGCGGTTCTGGAAGGGTGAGGAAAGTTTTTGTAAATGGACGTCCGGTTGTTTCAAAGGATATTTCAGAGTTTATGAAGAAACATCACGTGGAAGAGTATATTCTTTTTATTGAGCTTTCACCTTCAGAGGTTGACTTTAACGTTTCTCCGTTGAAAGACAGGGTAGTTTTTAAGAACGTTGATACGTTGTTTAGCGGTTTGGAGAGGATGCTCGAAAGGTCGTTTTACTTTCTTCCGCAGTTTAAAACTGTTGAAGGCATTAAAGAGGAGAAACACATTGAGTATGGAACTTTAAAGTTAATTGGCAGTGACGGTACTGTTGCTATATGTGATGATGACAATTATTACTATTTCTTTGATATTCACCTTTTGCACGAAAGGGTTAATTACGAAAAGATACTTGAAAAACTAAAAGAGAAGTTTTTTGAAGAAAAAGAGCTTTTTCCGGTTGTTGCATTTACTGAACCTCTGGTTGCTGATAAACTTAGAAAATTGGGAATAACTGTTAAAAGAGATGGTAAAAAGTACGTTGTTCCTTCTATTCCTGTGATTCTTTCGCGGGAAGATGTTGAAGCTGTTATAAAAGGTGAGGATCCTGAAAGTGTTGCGTCTGCTGCATGTAAAAATGCTGTTAAGTCGGGTGTTGAGTTTGTTTCCAGGATGGAACTTGAAAAGCTGATTTCTCTCTATCTTGAATGTAAGGAAAAACGGGTTTGTCCCCACGGAAGACCTATATTTTATAGAATTAAAAAGAGAGAAATTTTGAGAAAGCTGGGAAGATTGTGA
- a CDS encoding A24 family peptidase: MSNSLLSVLFGFVLGSIVGSFLNVCIYRLPREESIVFPGSHCPKCGTPIKWYDNIPIISYLLLRGRCRYCGEKISPTYPLIELLTAILTAAIFFRFGITFDALYYSILTWFLIVISAIDIKEMMVPVKPCYIVMILGIALSPFTHSMNIIDSILGASLGSGIILFIIETYFMIRGREGMGYGDANIMATIGAFLGWKKVFFVIFFASLIGAIIGIIFIISKDKDSETPLPFGPFLAVGGYLTIFLGNLLLKFYLGG; encoded by the coding sequence ATGTCAAATTCTCTGCTGTCCGTTTTATTTGGCTTCGTTTTAGGGAGCATTGTCGGAAGTTTCTTGAATGTCTGCATCTACAGACTTCCCAGGGAAGAATCAATAGTATTTCCAGGGTCTCACTGTCCTAAATGCGGTACGCCAATCAAATGGTACGATAACATACCCATAATCAGCTATCTCCTTCTTAGAGGAAGATGTCGTTACTGTGGTGAGAAAATATCACCAACCTACCCGCTCATTGAGCTTCTTACAGCCATTCTCACTGCAGCAATATTTTTTCGTTTCGGAATCACCTTTGACGCACTATACTACAGCATACTAACCTGGTTCCTTATAGTAATCTCTGCAATTGACATAAAAGAAATGATGGTACCGGTTAAACCGTGCTACATCGTTATGATTCTCGGGATAGCTCTTTCACCATTTACCCACAGTATGAATATTATTGATTCTATCTTAGGTGCATCTTTAGGTTCCGGAATCATTCTATTTATCATAGAAACGTACTTCATGATAAGAGGTCGTGAAGGGATGGGATATGGAGATGCCAACATAATGGCTACAATAGGTGCATTCCTCGGGTGGAAAAAAGTCTTCTTCGTAATTTTCTTTGCTTCCCTCATCGGCGCAATAATTGGTATTATATTTATAATATCAAAAGATAAGGATAGCGAAACCCCTTTACCTTTTGGTCCGTTTCTAGCAGTAGGGGGATATTTGACGATTTTTTTAGGTAACTTACTTTTAAAGTTTTACCTGGGAGGATAG
- a CDS encoding HAD hydrolase-like protein yields MKTVVFDFDGTLVDTFDIAVNVYNRVAPIFRIRRIARTERETVKNFSLNEFAVKYRIASYKFLPLVIFLRFLMVREKKRKKISFFPGTVQMIRDLRNSGFRCGILTTNSRRFVSSLLEKEKLSECFSFIETNPFLRGKHKSLEKLKKFHGDFVYVCDEGRDVVAAKEAGVVSVAVTWGFNSAENLLRFSPDFIISSPQEFFNVLKDL; encoded by the coding sequence ATGAAAACGGTTGTTTTTGATTTTGACGGTACGTTAGTAGATACTTTTGACATAGCGGTTAACGTTTACAACAGAGTTGCACCGATTTTTCGTATTCGCAGGATTGCCCGTACAGAGAGGGAAACAGTTAAGAATTTCTCTCTCAATGAATTTGCTGTTAAGTATCGTATTGCAAGTTATAAGTTTCTTCCCCTTGTTATTTTTTTAAGGTTTTTAATGGTAAGGGAGAAAAAGAGGAAGAAAATTTCCTTTTTTCCAGGCACAGTTCAGATGATCAGGGATTTACGAAATAGTGGTTTTAGATGTGGTATTTTGACAACAAATTCGAGGAGGTTTGTTTCTTCGCTTCTTGAAAAAGAGAAACTCTCTGAGTGTTTTTCTTTCATTGAGACAAATCCTTTCTTGAGAGGTAAACATAAAAGTTTGGAAAAATTAAAAAAGTTCCACGGAGATTTTGTTTATGTGTGTGACGAGGGGAGGGATGTAGTTGCAGCAAAAGAGGCCGGTGTAGTTTCAGTAGCAGTAACCTGGGGGTTCAACTCGGCGGAGAACCTGTTGAGATTTTCCCCAGATTTTATTATTTCTTCACCTCAAGAGTTTTTCAATGTTTTAAAAGATCTATAA
- a CDS encoding EAL domain-containing protein, with amino-acid sequence MKLLEELFQIYNFTEDDFKQIQELKKFINIKEANKLCEELKKEVVDKFPEYKHLFKNRGVDSKVFSETINDFFNSIFDSKSLHISVYSITQTHRKWNIKSLDFIEVYFSFTERILSLLYNLSANHPELIDGIKKLTKLLFIIAIYFLRSSCRFTPDQTLTAADPMTGLPSRYNIQKIFPKCSNKDLTFAVVFDIRGFANINTYFGYEVGDSVIIYFATFLKETFLEEFCNGYPNIFRLQGDQFLVLMKGNQEDIKKKVEDFLNSVKEKPIKIPLEGDKHTLDIVLISVGTKVSVCNDISSLLWILENSLREFKKTKKEGFFFIDETVRKRCQRRKENVALVIKAIKENRVTFAFQKIIDLYSGDIFAFEVLARIRTKDGKLVPAGVFIDDISFYSLDGDLDKIVIEEAMQYKAKTGMKERLSINISNALLEGNVDFLERITKENNISPEEIVIELMERQNLSLISHLEEKIAYLKNLGFKIFIDDFGVDYANFHLIETLAIDGIKIDGRFVRSIDRKILDREFVEFVLSVAKQLNIAVVAEYIENERILKIIKELARDFTVFGQGYLFGKPEVKE; translated from the coding sequence ATGAAACTTCTTGAAGAACTTTTCCAAATATATAATTTCACGGAAGATGACTTCAAACAAATACAGGAACTAAAAAAATTTATTAATATAAAAGAAGCGAATAAACTGTGCGAAGAACTAAAAAAAGAAGTCGTTGATAAATTCCCGGAATACAAACATCTTTTTAAAAATAGAGGCGTGGACAGTAAAGTTTTCTCAGAAACAATCAATGATTTTTTCAATTCCATATTTGATTCAAAATCCCTGCATATCTCAGTCTATTCCATCACACAAACCCACAGAAAATGGAACATAAAAAGCCTGGACTTTATTGAAGTTTACTTCTCTTTTACAGAAAGGATTCTCTCTCTCCTCTATAATCTATCCGCAAATCATCCCGAATTAATAGACGGAATTAAAAAACTAACAAAACTTCTCTTTATAATTGCTATATACTTCTTGCGTTCTTCCTGCAGATTTACACCTGACCAGACACTAACGGCAGCCGATCCTATGACCGGACTTCCTTCAAGATATAACATCCAGAAAATATTCCCCAAATGCAGCAATAAAGATTTAACATTTGCCGTAGTGTTTGACATAAGAGGATTTGCAAACATAAACACATACTTTGGATATGAAGTGGGGGACAGTGTCATTATTTACTTCGCCACATTCCTAAAAGAAACCTTTTTAGAAGAATTCTGCAATGGATATCCCAACATATTTAGGCTTCAAGGTGACCAATTTTTAGTTTTGATGAAAGGAAATCAGGAAGACATAAAAAAGAAAGTTGAAGACTTTCTTAACAGTGTAAAAGAAAAGCCGATAAAAATACCCCTGGAAGGCGACAAACATACCCTTGACATAGTTCTAATTTCTGTTGGAACAAAGGTAAGCGTATGCAACGATATCTCCAGCTTGCTATGGATTCTTGAAAATTCGCTGAGAGAATTCAAAAAAACCAAAAAAGAAGGATTCTTTTTCATAGACGAAACTGTTAGAAAGAGATGTCAAAGAAGAAAAGAAAACGTAGCACTTGTAATAAAAGCCATAAAAGAAAACAGAGTAACTTTTGCTTTTCAAAAAATTATAGACTTATATTCCGGGGATATTTTTGCTTTTGAAGTACTTGCAAGGATAAGAACTAAAGACGGAAAGTTAGTGCCTGCGGGTGTTTTTATAGACGATATCAGCTTTTACTCTCTTGATGGAGACCTTGATAAAATAGTTATAGAAGAAGCCATGCAATACAAAGCTAAAACCGGAATGAAAGAAAGGCTTTCAATAAACATTTCCAACGCCCTCCTCGAAGGAAATGTGGACTTTCTGGAACGTATAACCAAAGAAAACAACATTTCACCAGAAGAAATAGTAATAGAACTTATGGAAAGACAAAACCTCTCCTTAATTTCTCACCTTGAAGAAAAAATTGCTTACCTCAAAAATCTTGGATTTAAAATATTTATTGACGATTTTGGAGTTGACTATGCCAACTTTCACCTGATAGAAACCCTTGCCATTGACGGAATAAAAATCGATGGAAGATTCGTAAGAAGCATCGACAGAAAAATACTGGACAGAGAGTTTGTAGAATTTGTCCTTTCCGTAGCAAAACAGCTAAACATCGCCGTTGTAGCAGAATACATTGAAAATGAACGGATACTAAAAATAATAAAAGAATTGGCAAGAGATTTTACAGTCTTTGGACAGGGATATCTATTTGGCAAACCTGAAGTTAAAGAATAA
- a CDS encoding chloride channel protein, translated as MFHLGAIRKRFTISYQENFQDLFIPGVIGLITGLFIVVFVRAIEFSTKIFLGNIVGYIPPLPAGEGGSTVYHFVMARPYLLPLSVAIGGLIVGVITYLVPEARGEGTEMAIKAFHFRLHLGLKSAVFKLITSAITIGSGGVSGTEGPSALIGGSVGSFVGKLFKLDDHTKNIALAVGLGAGIAGVFKAPLAGALLSGELFYRRDFEVEALIPGFIASVTSYIIVGVFTGFEHMFKVPVHPFKGLSVPLFVTYFVMGVLAALVARLLVYTFFTVHHFFVNLELHPALKPAIGGFFTGILGMLNPLAIGSAYGWIQLIMLGKTHYLTPLHIITGVIMVIVGLSLTLGSGGSGGIFGPCIVIGGLTGASFYHVAKFLSVLPQSHIDIASFMIVGMIATLAAAANIPLSTLILVVEITGGYDLLVPSLIAVSVAYLLTTDITMFPAQVKSRIDSPAHMDELKGALLRTYRVADIMTKNVVTISPTDPVLKAERLMAEYTISGIPVVVNGKVIGMVTGRDIMKVPISDRAKVTVEHVMSRNPVCVLPDMSILEVLNIFISNGIGRAPVVDNYENKNLIGMITRVDIANFLAEQERKKLAEGHDTAFE; from the coding sequence GTGTTCCATTTAGGGGCGATAAGGAAACGGTTTACTATTTCCTATCAGGAGAACTTTCAAGATTTATTCATTCCAGGGGTTATAGGTCTAATAACGGGTCTTTTTATAGTTGTGTTTGTCAGAGCCATAGAGTTTTCGACGAAGATTTTCCTTGGAAACATTGTTGGTTACATTCCGCCTCTCCCTGCAGGTGAAGGTGGAAGTACTGTTTATCATTTTGTAATGGCAAGACCTTACCTGTTGCCTCTATCAGTTGCGATAGGTGGTTTGATTGTGGGTGTTATTACCTATCTCGTTCCTGAGGCAAGAGGTGAAGGTACGGAAATGGCTATCAAAGCCTTTCACTTTCGCCTTCACTTAGGACTTAAATCGGCTGTTTTTAAACTTATCACTTCTGCTATTACAATTGGTTCCGGTGGCGTATCAGGAACTGAAGGTCCAAGTGCTTTAATTGGTGGCAGCGTTGGTTCTTTTGTCGGGAAACTTTTCAAACTTGATGACCACACAAAAAATATAGCTCTTGCGGTTGGTCTCGGAGCAGGTATTGCAGGTGTTTTTAAAGCACCCCTTGCCGGTGCTCTCCTCTCAGGTGAGCTTTTTTACAGGAGAGATTTTGAGGTAGAGGCTCTCATTCCGGGTTTTATAGCTTCTGTTACCTCTTACATTATAGTTGGCGTTTTTACCGGTTTCGAACATATGTTTAAAGTACCGGTCCATCCCTTTAAAGGTCTTTCTGTTCCTCTCTTTGTTACCTATTTTGTTATGGGTGTTCTTGCTGCTCTTGTTGCGAGACTTTTGGTCTATACGTTTTTTACAGTTCATCACTTTTTCGTAAACCTTGAGCTTCATCCAGCTTTAAAACCGGCCATCGGTGGTTTTTTTACGGGTATTCTTGGAATGCTTAACCCTCTTGCCATTGGTAGTGCTTATGGATGGATTCAGCTTATAATGCTGGGAAAGACGCATTATTTAACCCCGCTTCACATAATTACCGGTGTTATTATGGTTATTGTTGGATTATCGTTGACTCTCGGTTCCGGTGGTTCCGGTGGTATTTTTGGTCCGTGTATTGTTATAGGTGGATTAACCGGAGCATCTTTTTACCATGTAGCTAAATTTTTGAGTGTTTTACCTCAATCTCATATAGATATAGCTTCTTTCATGATTGTGGGTATGATAGCCACTCTTGCCGCTGCAGCCAATATCCCTCTATCAACGCTTATACTTGTTGTTGAGATAACGGGTGGTTATGATCTTTTAGTTCCTTCTCTCATAGCGGTATCTGTTGCTTACCTGCTTACTACCGACATTACAATGTTCCCTGCTCAGGTTAAAAGCAGGATTGATTCACCGGCGCATATGGATGAACTTAAAGGTGCGTTGCTCAGGACTTACAGGGTTGCCGACATTATGACTAAGAATGTGGTAACGATATCTCCCACTGATCCTGTTTTAAAGGCTGAGAGGTTGATGGCAGAATATACAATTTCAGGGATTCCTGTTGTTGTTAACGGAAAGGTTATAGGAATGGTTACCGGTAGGGATATAATGAAAGTTCCGATTTCTGACAGAGCCAAGGTAACTGTTGAACACGTTATGAGCAGGAATCCCGTCTGTGTTCTTCCCGATATGTCAATTCTTGAAGTTCTCAATATATTTATCAGCAACGGTATAGGGAGAGCTCCCGTTGTTGATAATTATGAAAACAAAAACCTTATTGGTATGATTACACGGGTTGATATTGCTAACTTCCTTGCCGAACAGGAGAGAAAGAAATTAGCGGAAGGGCATGATACGGCGTTTGAATGA
- a CDS encoding chloride channel protein, producing MKFDRTFFQLVWQYLKGCAKVNLKLRFDLLSISHFLGRWIPYAFTVGIITGSIAAFMDVLITEINRLISIHDVLFFLYPIATALVVGYTLVIDPVVGGPGIGYAIVHLKTKYFLPAKLVFLKFVSSTLVLSGGFIAGREGPSFFIGVAIGEWLGKAYGFSKRFKNLLGLIGGGAFTGALLKAPLGSSIFAMELENMYDFDYSPFVPMIIAAITSYLTFTFFRGESAFIALTREPVWTLDSIPYLVIMGLTISFIIYLYTFMFHTGSCVSKFFEPFKRPVIGTAVSLPILIALYFATNDTEILAAPAHMNIVSKLAQVPFPVWIDIIIVIGVILVTSLTLGFGIPGGLVLPNLLIGAAVGNMFGHLFPDQIVMFSLAGMGAALAAGAKTPLAAIVMITEMSHADVVIPMTAAVITSYTTSFGFSLYLGQEIDIKPLIKGVTKRGKDT from the coding sequence ATGAAGTTTGATAGAACTTTCTTTCAGCTTGTCTGGCAATACCTTAAGGGTTGTGCAAAGGTAAATCTAAAACTTCGTTTTGATCTTCTTTCCATTTCTCACTTTTTAGGAAGGTGGATACCTTATGCTTTCACTGTCGGCATAATAACAGGTTCTATAGCTGCCTTTATGGATGTTTTAATTACAGAGATAAATCGGTTGATATCCATACATGACGTTCTTTTCTTTCTGTATCCTATAGCTACGGCACTTGTGGTTGGTTATACGCTTGTAATTGATCCTGTCGTTGGCGGTCCCGGGATAGGGTATGCCATAGTTCATTTAAAAACAAAGTACTTTTTGCCTGCTAAACTTGTCTTTTTAAAGTTTGTATCTTCAACTCTGGTTCTTTCCGGCGGTTTTATAGCCGGTAGAGAAGGCCCTTCATTTTTCATCGGTGTTGCCATTGGAGAGTGGCTTGGAAAGGCTTACGGTTTTAGCAAAAGATTTAAAAATCTTTTAGGACTTATAGGAGGTGGTGCGTTTACCGGGGCACTTTTGAAAGCACCTCTTGGAAGTTCAATCTTTGCCATGGAACTTGAAAATATGTACGATTTTGATTATTCGCCTTTTGTTCCGATGATTATTGCAGCCATTACCAGTTATTTGACCTTTACTTTTTTTAGAGGTGAGAGTGCATTTATAGCTCTTACTCGGGAACCTGTATGGACGCTTGACAGCATACCCTACCTTGTAATTATGGGGCTTACGATTTCTTTTATTATCTACCTTTACACGTTTATGTTTCACACAGGTTCCTGCGTTTCTAAATTTTTTGAGCCGTTTAAAAGGCCTGTAATCGGGACGGCAGTTTCTCTTCCGATACTTATTGCTCTTTACTTTGCTACTAACGATACGGAGATTTTAGCTGCACCGGCACACATGAATATTGTTTCAAAATTGGCACAAGTGCCGTTTCCTGTTTGGATTGACATTATAATAGTTATTGGGGTAATCCTTGTGACGAGCCTGACCCTCGGTTTTGGAATTCCCGGGGGGCTTGTCCTTCCTAACCTTTTGATAGGTGCCGCTGTTGGTAATATGTTTGGACATCTTTTTCCTGATCAGATAGTTATGTTTTCTCTTGCTGGAATGGGTGCAGCGCTCGCTGCAGGTGCAAAAACGCCCCTTGCCGCCATCGTTATGATTACCGAGATGAGCCATGCTGATGTTGTTATTCCTATGACGGCAGCAGTTATTACCAGTTACACGACGAGCTTTGGATTCAGTCTTTACCTTGGCCAGGAGATAGACATTAAACCTTTAATAAAAGGAGTGACAAAACGTGGTAAGGACACTTGA